From the Phreatobacter oligotrophus genome, the window CCCAATGTCATCGTCGGCATCGCCATCGTGCTGGTGATGGTCTTCATCGGCCTCATCGCGCCGCTCATCGCCACGTCCGATCCGACGGCCATCAATCCCGGCGCGCGCAACCGCGTGCCCATGGCCACCAGCACCATGCGGATGGATGACGGCACGCGCGCCACCGTCACCCACTACATGGGCACGGACACGCTCGGCCGGGACGTCTTCTCCCGCGTCGTCTATGGCGCCCGCGTCTCCATCTTCATCGGCATTTCCGTCGCCATCCTCTCGGTCAGCATCGGCCTGGTGATCGGCATGGCAGCCGGCTACTTCCGCTGGCTCGACAGCATCATCATGCGGATCATGGACGGGCTCATGGCGATCCCCGCCATCCTGCTCGCCATCGCCGTCGTGTCGCTGTCACGCGCGGGGCTCGCCTCCGTCATCATCGCCATCGTGGTGCCAGAGGTCCCACGCGTCGTGCGCCTCGTCCGATCCGTGGTGCTGTCGGTGCGCGAGGAGCCCTATGTGGAGGCCGCCGTCACCGCCGGCACGCCGACGCTGAAGCTCATCATCCGCCACATCCTGCCGAACACGGTGGCGCCGCTCATCGTCCAGGGCACCTTCATCTGCGCTTCGGCGATCCTGGTGGAGGCGATCCTGTCCTTCCTCGGCATCGGCATCCCGCCGGATGTGCCGACCTGGGGGAACATCATGGCGGAGGGCCGCCAGCTCTTCCGCATCTTCCCCCACAACATCCTCTATCCGGGCATCTTCCTCGCCCTCACGGTGCTCGCCGTGAACATGCTCGGCGACGGGCTGCGCGACACGCTCGATCCGAAAATGGAGAAGCGCGGATGACCGGACCGATCCTCGAGATCCGCAACCTGACGGTTCAGCTGCCGAAGGGCGCCGACCGCAAGTTCGCCGTTGAGAATGTCTCGCTCACCGTCAATCCCGGCGAGATCGTCTGCGTCGTCGGCGAATCCGGCTCGGGCAAGTCGGTGTCCTCCCACGCCGTGATGGGGCTCCTGCCGAAGGGCCAGCTCACCGTTGCCGCCGGCGAGATCCTGCTGGAGGGCGAGAACGTCCTGAAGGCCAGCGCCAACCGGCTGCGCGACCTGCGCGGCACGCGCATGTCGATGATCTTCCAGGAGCCGATGACGGCGCTGAACCCGGTCGTCACCTGCGGCGAGCAGATCGACGAGGTGCTGCGCATCCACACCGACCTCGGCGCCACCGAGCGCAAGGAGAAGGTGATCGCGGTGATGGAATCGGTGCGCCTGCCCGATCCCATCAAGATGTACGACGCCTATCCGCACCAGCTCTCGGGCGGCCAGCGCCAGCGCATCATGATCGCCCAGGCGCTGGTGCTCGATCCGGCCCTGCTGATCGCCGACGAGCCGACCACGGCCCTCGACGTGACCACGCAGGCGCAGATCCTCAGGCTCGTCGCCGAGATGCAGGAGCGCCGCGGCACCGGCGTGCTGTTCATCACCCATGATTTCGGCGTCGTCGCCGAGATCGCCCACCGGGTGGTCGTCATGCAGAAGGGCCATGTGGTCGAGACCGGCACGGCCACGGAGGTCCTGACCAACCCGCAGCATCCCTACACCCAGATGCTCATCAACGCGGTGCCGACCCTCACCCCGCCGCAGCGCGACGACCGCACGGGCGACGTGGCGCTGGAAACGGTGAAGCTCTGCAAGGTCTATGGCGGCGGCGGTTTCTTCCAGAAGAAGCGCGAGGTGCGTGCCGCCTCCGATGTCGAGATCCGCGTCCGCCGCGGCGAGACGCTCGGCATCGTCGGCGAGAGCGGCTCGGGCAAGTCGACCGTTGCCCGCTGCATCGCGCGGCTGATCGAGCCGACCTCGGGCGGCATCGTCGTCGGCAACATGGACATCGCCAAGCTGCCGGAGCGGCAGCTGAGGCCGCATCGCAAGCACTGCCAGATCGTCTTCCAGGACCCCTATCGGTCGCTCAATCCCCGCCGCTCTGTCGGGGCCTCGATCATCGAGGGGCCGATGAATTTCGGCGTCTCCGAGGCCGATGCGATCGCCAAGGCGCGCGACCTGATGAAGCTCGTCGGCCTGTCGCCGGATGCACTCGACCGCTATCCGCACCAGTTCTCGGGCGGCCAGCGCCAGCGCATCTGCATTGCGCGGGCGCTCGCCATGGAGCCGGAAATCCTCATCGCCGACGAGGCGGTCTCCGCCCTCGACGTGTCGGTGCAGGCGCAGGTGCTGGACCTCCTCGACGACGTCCGCAAGCGCTTCGACCTCGCCGTCCTCTTCATCACCCATGACCTGCGCGTCGCCGCCCAGATCTGCGACCGGATCGCGGTGATGCAGAACGGCGTGGTGGTGGAGCACGGGCGCACGGCGGAGGTCTTCGCCAATCCGCAGCACGCCTATACGCGCTCGCTGTTCGAGGCGGCGCCGGGCCGGAACTTCCAGTTCGCGCGCGTCGCCTGAGGCCGCGCAGAAAACGGGTGCAGGGATCGGGTGTCGGTGCGGGCTCCGCGCCGGCAGGGTCGGCGGGACAGGAGCCCCGCCATGACCCCCCAACGCCCCGCCGCCTTCTCCCGCCTCTTCGCCACGGCCGCCCTGGTCCAGGCGGCTGACCAGATCGCTCTCGCCGCCCTGCCCGTCACCGCCGTGCTGTTGCTCGGCGCCGGCCCCGCCATGGTGGGCCTGCTCGTCGCGGCGCAGACGGCGGCCTGGCTCCTCGTCTCGCTGCCGGCCGGCGTGCTGGTCGACCGCCTGCCGGCGCCGCGCGTCATCCGTGTCGCCCTGGTGCTTGCCCTTGCCGGCATGATCGCCGCCATCGCGGCGGCGCAGATGGCCTCGCCAGCGCTGCTGGCTGCGGCCGTCTTCATCGCCTCGGCGGGCACCGTGACCTTCGTGCTGGTGCAGGTGGGCCTCGTGCCGCGCATGGTGCCCGCGGCGGGCCTGCCGGCCGCCAATGCGCGGATCGAGCTTGCCCGCGCGCTGGCGACGGCCGCCGCGCCCATGCTGGTCGGCGTCCTTGCCACCCGGCTCTCGCCCGCCGCCGCCTATCCGCTCGCCGCGGTGCTGACCCTCGGCGCCCTCGTGCTCGGCATGGGGCTCCGGCCCGCAGCGGCCGCACCGGCCGCTCGCCCGCCGGTGCTCACCGCCATCGCCGAGGGCACCCGCTTCGTCATCCGCCATCCGCTGCTGCGGGCCATCGCGCTCTGCGCGGTGTTCTGGAACTTCGCCTTCATCGCCCTGCTCGCGGTCTTCGTGCCCTTCGCGCTCGCCAGGCTCTCCACCGATGCGGCCGGCGCGGGCCTTGCCCAGGGCTTTGCCGGCCTCGGCATGATCGCTGGCGCGCTCGCCGCCCCGGCCCTGCTCGCAAAGCTGCAGCCGCGGGTGCTGCTGGTCTTCGGCCCTTGCGTCTCGGCGCTGGCGGCTTTGGCCATCCTCACGGCTCCGAGCCTTGGCGGCATCGGGCTTGCGGGCTTCGCCTTCGCGCTGATCGGCTTCGGCCCGATCCTGTGGCTGGTCATGCAGCTGACCGTACGCCAGATCGTCACGCCGCCGGAGCTGATGGGCCGCGTCACGGCGACGATCCAAGTGGCGATCTACGGCGTCCGGCCCCTCGGCGCGCTGGCCGGCGGGGCCATGGCGCAGGGTTTCGGCCTCGATGCCGCGCTCATTCTCGTGGCCATCGCCTTTGGCGCCTCGGCGCTCGCCTGCCTTGCCTCGCCGCTGGCAAGGCTCGCCGCCCTGCCCGCCCCCGCCACCGCGGCAGGAGGCCTATGACCATCCACCGCTTGGCGATGCGGGGTTCCTGCCCTAAGACAACGGCATCATTCGTTCGAGGATCATTGCCATGGCTGTCGCCGCGATCACCCCCGCTTCCGGCTCCTATGTGAAGGACAGCGAGGAGTTCAACTGGGAAGACCCGCTGAACCTCGATGGCATGCTCACCGAGGAAGAGCGCATGGTGCAGGAAACCGCCCGCACCTATTGCCAGGAAAAGCTGCTGCCGCGCGTGACCTCGGCCTTCCTCGAGGAGCGCTTCGACCGCGAGATTATGAACGAGATGGGCGAGCTCGGCCTGCTCGGCGCGACCATCCCGTCCGAATATGGCGGCGCCGATCTCGGCTATGTCGCCTACGGCCTCATCGCCCGCGAGGTGGAGCGCGTCGACTCGGGCTATCGCTCGGCCTGCTCGGTGCAGTCCTCGCTCGTCATGTATCCGATCTACGCCTATGGCTCCGAGGCGCAGCGCAAGAAGTACCTGCCGAAGCTCGCCTCGGGCGAGTGGGTCGGCTGCTTCGGCCTGACCGAGCCCGATGCCGGCTCTGATCCTGCGGGCATGAAGACGCGCGCGACCAAGGTCGACGGCGGCTACATCCTCAAGGGCTCGAAGATGTGGATCACCAACTCGCCGATCTCCGATCTGGCGGTGGTCTGGGCCAAGACCGACGAGGCCATCCGCGGCTTCATCGTCGAGCGCGGCATGAAGGGCTTCTCGACCCCGAAGATCGAGGGCAAGGTCTCGCTCCGCGCCTCCATCACTGGCGAGATCGTCCTCGACGACGTTTTCGTGCCGGCGGAGAACATGCTGCCGAACGCCAAGGGCCTGTCCGGTCCGTTCGGCTGCCTCAACCGCGCCCGCTACGGCATCGCCTGGGGCGCCATGGGCGCCGCCGAGGATTGCTGGCACCGCGCCCGCCAGTACACGCTGGACCGCAAGCAGTTCGGCAAGCCGCTGGCGGCCACGCAGCTCGTGCAGAAGAAGCTCGCGGACATGCAGACCGAGATCACCCTTGGTCTGCACGGCGCGCTGCGCCTCGGCCGGCTGATGGAGGACCACAACTTCGCGCCGCAGGCCATCTCGCTGATGAAGCGCAACAATTGCGGCAAGGCGCTCGACATCGCCCGCCTCGCCCGCGACATGCACGGCGGCAACGGCATCTCGGCCGAGTACCATGTCATCCGCCACATGGTGAACCTCGAGACGGTCAACACCTACGAGGGCGCGCACGACGTGCACGCGCTGATCCTCGGCCGTGCCCAGACCGGCATCCAGGCGTTCTTCTGATCGCAGGGTTCAGGGATGAATGCGGAAGGCCCGGCCATTGCGCCGGGCCTTCTGCTTTTGGGCACCGACAGGGCTTCACGCAGGACCGCGGCGGCTCCACGGGGGGGATGAAGGGCGCAGCACCCACCTCTCCCCGGCGGGGAGAGGTCGACGAGCGCAGCGAGGCGGGTGAGGGGGAGACTTCTCAAGACCCAGGAGCCCCCTCTCCCGGCCTCCGGCCGACCTCTCCCCGCCGGGGAGAGGTGGAGCAGCGCCTCATCCGGCGGGAATGGGAGAAGGTAGGCCTTCTCAGCGCCGCTGCGGGCGGGCGTTGGGCTCCACCTGGATGGACGAGAGATAGGCGACGATCGCCGCGGCGCGCTCGGCCGAGAAGGTAAATTCCGGCATGGCCGGATGGCCGGAGGTGAAGCCCTCGGCCAGCGCCTCCTCCAGCACGTCCACCGGATAGCGCTTCGACAGCTCGCGGAAGAGCGGCGCATTGGGATAGGGGCTCGCGCCGTCGCGGCCTACCGCGTGGCAGAGCGAGCAGTTCTGCTTCACCAGCGCCTCACCGCGCTGGACCAGCACCCGTTGGCTCTGGGCGGCGGCAGCCGTGGCGCCGAGCGCGAGGCCGGCGGCAAGGGCCAGGATGGTCACGAGGCGGGGGCGCATGGCGGTCTCCGGGCGGTGGAACGAAAGGAATCGTCCCACGCCCGGCCTTGCGCCGCGTTGCGGTCGATCAACCCGCGAGCGCCACCAGTTCCGCCGTCAGCGCCGAGGCCGGATCGGCGAAGGGCGCGATGACGGTGAAATGGTTGGCGCCCGGCACGACGATCTCCTTCGCCACGACGCCGAGCGCGCTCCAGCAGGAGACCAGCGTGCGGGTCTGGCGGTGATATTCGGAGGATTCATCGCCCCCCACCACCGCCGTGACTTTCAGCCCCGGCCGCGGCGACCATGTGATGGGCGAGAGGCGCGAGACGTCTCCGGGTTCCATGCCCATGGCCTTGTTGACGAAGGTCGCCCGGAGCGGGGCGAGATGGAACAGCCCGGAGATCGGCATGGCCGCGGCGATGATCTCCGGCGCCTCGCCGATCCAGGGCCAGTTCGCGCTGGCAAGGCAGGCGGCGAGATGCCCGCCCGCCGAGTGGCCGAAGGGCAGGACGCGGCGGCCCGTGACCCGGTGAAGCGCGCGGGTGCAGGCAATCACCTGGTCGACGATCTCGCCGAGCTTCACCTGCGGGCAGAGGTCGTAGCTCATCACCGCGACATCGAGGCCGTGGGCATTGGCGCCGGCCGCCATGTGGCTGAAGGAGGTCTTGTCGAGCGCCTGCCAGTAGCCGCCATGGATGAAGAGCAGGATGGGGGCGCCCGCACGCGGGCTGGCGGCGGGAAAGAGGTCGTAGCGGTGGCGCTCGCCGGTGCCATAGGCCTGGTCCAGCTGCGCATCCGGCCGCCCCGCGCGATAGGCCGCCGCATCGCGAACCCAGGCGGCCATGATGGCGGGATGGTCCGGCACCATGGCGCGGTTGTTGTATTCGGCGTCGAGGTCGAGGGGCATGGCGGGCCTTTCCGGTCAGCGCGCATGCTGCCCCAGGCGGTCCGGCGATGCCAGCGCCGCTGCCGCCGGTCCGCCATTCCGCCGGGCGCCGTCATGGACTAGGGTCGCGCGGGGCCACGATGGGGCCCATCGGCAGGATTCGATCGATGCGCAGTGACCAGGCGACGCCCGTGAAACTCTCGGACTACCGGGTGCCGGATCATGTGGTCACGCAGGTGCATCTCGACGTGGTGCTGCATCCGACCGCGACGCGGATCCGCGCCACGAGCGAGGTAGCGCCGCACCGCCAGGGCCGCGCTGGCGCGCCCCTCGTCTTCGATGGCGACGGACTGATGCTGGCCTCCATTGCCATCGACGGCGTGGCGCTGGCGACGGACGCCTATGCGGCGACGCCCGACCGCCTGACCATCCACCAGCCGCCGCGCGGGCCCTTCCGCCTGACGGTGGAGACGGTGATCGACCCGCAGGCCAACACCCAGCTGATGGGTCTTTACCGCTCCTCCGGCACCTGGTGCACTCAGTGCGAGGCCGAGGGCTTTCGCCGCATCACCTATTTTCCCGACCGGCCTGACGTGCTCGCCGTCTACACGACGCGGATCGAGGCCGAGAAGAAGGCCGCGCCCGTCCTGCTCGGCAACGGCAACCTCGTGGAGGCGGGCGACCTTCCCGACGGTCGGCACTACGCGGTGTGGCACGACCCGCATCCCAAGCCGAGCTATCTCTTCGCCCTGGTCGGCGGCGATCTCGCGGTGGTCACCGACAGCTTCACCACCCGATCGGGGCGCGAGGTCGCGCTCGGCATCTATGTCGAGCACGGCAAGGAGGACCGCTGCGCCTATGCCATGGACGCGCTCAAGCGCTCCATGCGCTGGGACGAGGAGGCCTTCGGCTGCGAGTACGACCTCGACGTCTTCAACATCGTCGCCGTGTCCGACTTCAACATGGGCGCGATGGAGAACAAGGGCCTCAACATCTTCAACGACAAATATGTGCTGGCGCTGCCCGACACCGCCACCGACCAGGACTATGCGGCGATCGAGGCGATCATCGCCCACGAATATTTCCACAACTGGACCGGCAACCGGATCACCTGCCGCGACTGGTTCCAGCTCTGCCTCAAGGAGGGCCTGACCGTCTTCCGCGACCAGGAATTCTCCTCCGACATGCGCTCGCGGGCGGTGAAGCGCATCGCCGACGTACGGCTGCTGAAGAGCCACCAGTTCGCCGAGGATGCGGGCCCCCTCGCCCATCCGGTCCGGCCGGAAATCTATCACGAGATCAACAACTTCTACACGGCGACTGTCTATGAGAAGGGCGCCGAGGTCATCCGCGCGCTGAAAGTCCTGATCGGCGAGACGGCCTTCCGCGCAGGCATGGACCTGTACCTCGCCCGCCACGACGGGGACGCGGCGACGGTCGAGGATTTCATCGCCTGCTTCGCCGAGGCGGGCGGCCGCGACCTCTCCCAGTTCTTCCTCTGGTATCGCCAGTCCGGCACGCCCGAGGTCAGCGTCGCGACGCGCCACGACGCCGTCGCCGGCACCTTCACCGTCACGCTGTCCCAGCGCCACCGGCCGACGCCCGGCCAGACCGACAAGCAGCCCATGGTGATCCCGCTCGCCTTCGGCCTCGTCGGCGAGGACGGCCGCGACCGGCCGCTGCTCGACGAGGACGGCCGGCAGGTCGCCGCCGTCATCACGCTGGACGAGCCGCAGAAGACCGTCACCTTTTCCGGCCACCCGACGCGGCCCGTTCTGTCCATCAATCGCGGCTTCTCCGCGCCGGTGGCCCTGAAGACCGACCTCACGGCGGCAGATCTCGCTTTCCTCGC encodes:
- a CDS encoding alpha/beta hydrolase: MPLDLDAEYNNRAMVPDHPAIMAAWVRDAAAYRAGRPDAQLDQAYGTGERHRYDLFPAASPRAGAPILLFIHGGYWQALDKTSFSHMAAGANAHGLDVAVMSYDLCPQVKLGEIVDQVIACTRALHRVTGRRVLPFGHSAGGHLAACLASANWPWIGEAPEIIAAAMPISGLFHLAPLRATFVNKAMGMEPGDVSRLSPITWSPRPGLKVTAVVGGDESSEYHRQTRTLVSCWSALGVVAKEIVVPGANHFTVIAPFADPASALTAELVALAG
- a CDS encoding MFS transporter, which encodes MTPQRPAAFSRLFATAALVQAADQIALAALPVTAVLLLGAGPAMVGLLVAAQTAAWLLVSLPAGVLVDRLPAPRVIRVALVLALAGMIAAIAAAQMASPALLAAAVFIASAGTVTFVLVQVGLVPRMVPAAGLPAANARIELARALATAAAPMLVGVLATRLSPAAAYPLAAVLTLGALVLGMGLRPAAAAPAARPPVLTAIAEGTRFVIRHPLLRAIALCAVFWNFAFIALLAVFVPFALARLSTDAAGAGLAQGFAGLGMIAGALAAPALLAKLQPRVLLVFGPCVSALAALAILTAPSLGGIGLAGFAFALIGFGPILWLVMQLTVRQIVTPPELMGRVTATIQVAIYGVRPLGALAGGAMAQGFGLDAALILVAIAFGASALACLASPLARLAALPAPATAAGGL
- the pepN gene encoding aminopeptidase N, which codes for MRSDQATPVKLSDYRVPDHVVTQVHLDVVLHPTATRIRATSEVAPHRQGRAGAPLVFDGDGLMLASIAIDGVALATDAYAATPDRLTIHQPPRGPFRLTVETVIDPQANTQLMGLYRSSGTWCTQCEAEGFRRITYFPDRPDVLAVYTTRIEAEKKAAPVLLGNGNLVEAGDLPDGRHYAVWHDPHPKPSYLFALVGGDLAVVTDSFTTRSGREVALGIYVEHGKEDRCAYAMDALKRSMRWDEEAFGCEYDLDVFNIVAVSDFNMGAMENKGLNIFNDKYVLALPDTATDQDYAAIEAIIAHEYFHNWTGNRITCRDWFQLCLKEGLTVFRDQEFSSDMRSRAVKRIADVRLLKSHQFAEDAGPLAHPVRPEIYHEINNFYTATVYEKGAEVIRALKVLIGETAFRAGMDLYLARHDGDAATVEDFIACFAEAGGRDLSQFFLWYRQSGTPEVSVATRHDAVAGTFTVTLSQRHRPTPGQTDKQPMVIPLAFGLVGEDGRDRPLLDEDGRQVAAVITLDEPQKTVTFSGHPTRPVLSINRGFSAPVALKTDLTAADLAFLAGHDGDAYNRWQAIQSLATEHLVGASRGNTRPGGADAIAAALAHVIDGAAADPAFAAQALTLPSEADIAREMGAEVDPAAVFAARKTLKLHLSASLGDRLAALRERFATPGPYSPDAASAGRRALVNVALDLWAASGDDARLAVVEARFAGADNMTDRFAALAVLAQHPGARREAALAAFRERYRTDALILDKWLALQAAIPEDGTLARVEALLADPAFAMGNPNRLRALVGGFATGNATQFNRPDGAGYAFLARVVTDTDPRNPQVAARLLQAFRSWRALEGGRRSLARAALERVAGVAGLSPDVRDIVDRMLSEPGK
- a CDS encoding c-type cytochrome, encoding MRPRLVTILALAAGLALGATAAAAQSQRVLVQRGEALVKQNCSLCHAVGRDGASPYPNAPLFRELSKRYPVDVLEEALAEGFTSGHPAMPEFTFSAERAAAIVAYLSSIQVEPNARPQRR
- a CDS encoding ABC transporter permease is translated as MPAKPTVWRKLLRSPNVIVGIAIVLVMVFIGLIAPLIATSDPTAINPGARNRVPMATSTMRMDDGTRATVTHYMGTDTLGRDVFSRVVYGARVSIFIGISVAILSVSIGLVIGMAAGYFRWLDSIIMRIMDGLMAIPAILLAIAVVSLSRAGLASVIIAIVVPEVPRVVRLVRSVVLSVREEPYVEAAVTAGTPTLKLIIRHILPNTVAPLIVQGTFICASAILVEAILSFLGIGIPPDVPTWGNIMAEGRQLFRIFPHNILYPGIFLALTVLAVNMLGDGLRDTLDPKMEKRG
- a CDS encoding acyl-CoA dehydrogenase, which gives rise to MAVAAITPASGSYVKDSEEFNWEDPLNLDGMLTEEERMVQETARTYCQEKLLPRVTSAFLEERFDREIMNEMGELGLLGATIPSEYGGADLGYVAYGLIAREVERVDSGYRSACSVQSSLVMYPIYAYGSEAQRKKYLPKLASGEWVGCFGLTEPDAGSDPAGMKTRATKVDGGYILKGSKMWITNSPISDLAVVWAKTDEAIRGFIVERGMKGFSTPKIEGKVSLRASITGEIVLDDVFVPAENMLPNAKGLSGPFGCLNRARYGIAWGAMGAAEDCWHRARQYTLDRKQFGKPLAATQLVQKKLADMQTEITLGLHGALRLGRLMEDHNFAPQAISLMKRNNCGKALDIARLARDMHGGNGISAEYHVIRHMVNLETVNTYEGAHDVHALILGRAQTGIQAFF
- a CDS encoding ABC transporter ATP-binding protein, which codes for MTGPILEIRNLTVQLPKGADRKFAVENVSLTVNPGEIVCVVGESGSGKSVSSHAVMGLLPKGQLTVAAGEILLEGENVLKASANRLRDLRGTRMSMIFQEPMTALNPVVTCGEQIDEVLRIHTDLGATERKEKVIAVMESVRLPDPIKMYDAYPHQLSGGQRQRIMIAQALVLDPALLIADEPTTALDVTTQAQILRLVAEMQERRGTGVLFITHDFGVVAEIAHRVVVMQKGHVVETGTATEVLTNPQHPYTQMLINAVPTLTPPQRDDRTGDVALETVKLCKVYGGGGFFQKKREVRAASDVEIRVRRGETLGIVGESGSGKSTVARCIARLIEPTSGGIVVGNMDIAKLPERQLRPHRKHCQIVFQDPYRSLNPRRSVGASIIEGPMNFGVSEADAIAKARDLMKLVGLSPDALDRYPHQFSGGQRQRICIARALAMEPEILIADEAVSALDVSVQAQVLDLLDDVRKRFDLAVLFITHDLRVAAQICDRIAVMQNGVVVEHGRTAEVFANPQHAYTRSLFEAAPGRNFQFARVA